From Alienimonas californiensis, a single genomic window includes:
- a CDS encoding molybdopterin oxidoreductase family protein, with product MLRAKTGRLTRELLREPSRFGLGQLPVVNKPDRTTTAVCGYCSTGCGLNVHLKDGPDGEPGGGGAIGLTPTTDYPVNLGMACPKGWEALAVLDAPDRATTPLLKDASGKLRPVDWNVALDAFCDRMKAVQRKHGPESVAFLSTGQIPTEEMALLGSLTKFGMGVVHGDGNTRQCMATAVVAYKQSFGFDAPPYTYQDFEESDCLIFVGANLCLAHPIMWERVMRNKRRPEILVLDPRATETAMNATLHLPAKPKSDQSFFYGLANYFVQNGWVDREFVSQHTAGFEEYAKFVEAFPFERVSRDTGLPVETLVDAALRIRSRERISCWWTMGVNQSHQGVRTAQAIINFQLLTGNLGKPGTGANSITGQCNAMGSRLFSNTTGLLGGRDFKKPEHRAEVAELLEVPEHSIQTEDGLAYPEIIEGVLKGKIRGLWVIATNPAHSWINRNQLDDVLSRLDFLVVQDMYHSTETAQVADLVLPAAGWGEKEGTFINSERRIGLLKKVRRAPGQALADFSIFQAIADRWGCGALLQQWTDPEAAFQILKRLSAGTPCDFSGVRDYRHLDEAGGVQWPFPAEGGDEAAERRLFADGQFYHRDGKAKFLFEEPRPLPEPAGGKYPFTLLTGRGSASQWHTQTRTAKSAVLRKLYPEAVYVEVNPRDARRLKVAPEQAVRVESQRGSIRAKAFVTNGVPEGCLFLPMHYPETNQLTDGQFDPYSRQPAYKACAVRLLADAT from the coding sequence ATGCTGCGAGCGAAAACCGGCCGGCTGACCCGAGAATTGCTCCGCGAACCGAGTCGCTTCGGACTCGGCCAGTTGCCCGTCGTCAATAAACCGGATCGCACGACCACCGCCGTTTGTGGATATTGTTCGACCGGCTGCGGACTGAACGTGCATTTAAAGGACGGCCCCGACGGCGAACCGGGCGGCGGCGGGGCGATCGGTCTGACCCCAACGACCGACTACCCCGTGAACCTCGGCATGGCCTGCCCCAAGGGCTGGGAGGCCCTCGCGGTCCTCGACGCCCCCGACCGGGCGACGACGCCTCTCCTGAAAGACGCGAGCGGCAAACTGCGGCCGGTCGACTGGAACGTCGCCCTGGACGCCTTCTGCGACCGCATGAAGGCCGTCCAGCGGAAGCACGGGCCCGAATCCGTCGCCTTTCTCTCCACGGGACAGATTCCGACGGAGGAAATGGCGTTGCTCGGCTCGCTGACGAAGTTCGGCATGGGCGTCGTCCACGGCGACGGCAACACCCGCCAATGCATGGCGACGGCGGTGGTCGCCTACAAGCAGTCTTTCGGCTTCGACGCTCCGCCCTATACCTATCAAGACTTTGAGGAGAGCGACTGTCTGATCTTCGTCGGCGCCAACCTCTGCCTCGCCCACCCGATCATGTGGGAGCGGGTGATGCGGAATAAACGCCGGCCGGAGATTCTCGTCCTCGATCCGCGGGCGACGGAGACGGCAATGAACGCCACGCTCCACCTGCCGGCGAAGCCGAAAAGCGATCAGTCCTTTTTCTACGGACTGGCAAACTATTTCGTTCAGAACGGCTGGGTAGACCGCGAGTTCGTCTCGCAGCACACCGCCGGCTTTGAGGAGTACGCGAAGTTCGTCGAGGCGTTCCCATTCGAACGGGTCTCCCGCGACACCGGTCTGCCGGTCGAGACATTGGTGGACGCAGCTCTTCGCATCCGGAGTCGGGAGCGTATCTCCTGCTGGTGGACGATGGGGGTCAACCAGAGTCACCAGGGCGTCCGCACCGCCCAGGCGATCATTAATTTCCAGTTGCTCACGGGCAACCTGGGCAAACCGGGGACGGGAGCGAATTCCATCACCGGACAGTGCAACGCGATGGGGTCACGGTTGTTCAGCAATACCACCGGACTGCTGGGCGGACGGGACTTCAAGAAGCCCGAGCACCGAGCCGAGGTCGCAGAACTACTGGAGGTCCCCGAGCACTCGATCCAGACCGAAGACGGCCTCGCCTATCCAGAAATCATTGAGGGCGTTCTCAAGGGAAAGATCCGCGGTCTGTGGGTGATCGCGACGAACCCCGCCCATTCCTGGATCAACCGGAATCAGTTGGACGACGTACTCAGCCGGCTGGATTTTCTCGTGGTGCAGGACATGTATCACAGCACGGAGACGGCGCAGGTCGCGGACCTCGTGCTGCCGGCCGCGGGGTGGGGGGAGAAGGAGGGGACCTTTATCAACTCGGAGCGGCGGATCGGGCTGCTCAAAAAGGTGCGTCGGGCGCCGGGGCAGGCGCTGGCGGACTTCAGTATCTTTCAAGCGATCGCCGACCGCTGGGGCTGCGGGGCCCTGCTTCAACAATGGACGGACCCGGAGGCGGCGTTCCAGATTCTTAAACGGCTGTCGGCCGGGACCCCGTGCGATTTTAGCGGCGTCCGCGACTATCGCCATCTGGACGAGGCCGGCGGGGTTCAGTGGCCGTTTCCGGCGGAAGGAGGCGACGAAGCCGCCGAACGCCGGCTCTTCGCCGACGGGCAGTTTTATCATCGCGACGGCAAGGCGAAGTTCCTGTTCGAGGAGCCCCGTCCGCTGCCCGAACCGGCTGGCGGCAAGTACCCGTTCACGCTGCTGACCGGCCGCGGCAGCGCCAGTCAGTGGCACACGCAAACCCGGACCGCGAAGAGCGCGGTGCTCCGCAAGCTGTACCCCGAGGCGGTCTACGTGGAGGTGAACCCCCGCGACGCCCGCCGCCTCAAAGTCGCCCCGGAACAGGCCGTGCGCGTGGAAAGCCAGCGCGGTTCGATCCGGGCCAAAGCGTTCGTGACCAACGGCGTCCCGGAGGGCTGCCTGTTCCTCCCGATGCACTATCCCGAGACCAATCAGCTGACGGACGGGCAGTTCGACCCCTACTCCCGACAGCCCGCCTACAAGGCCTGCGCCGTGCGACTGCTCGCCGACGCAACTTAG
- a CDS encoding MFS transporter, with product MSDPAGRPLPANSPLKKATRIRLFNFSTPQMRAFHMSWFAFFLCFFAWFGLAPLMAVVREEMSLTPDQIGWLMIGSVSVTIVARLMIGWLCDRIGPRLCYTGLLILGSLPVMGVGFAEDFKTLLAFRVAIGAIGASFVITQYHTSVMFASNVVGTANATTAGWGNLGGGVTQFVMPFVMTSVFMGAFGFSDYWGWRASMFLAGAVCFLTGVAYYFLTQDAPEGNLRELRAAGKLPPASSTNGTFVEACRDLRVWTLFVIYGACFGVELTINNIAALHFADNYGMGLKAAGLAAAAFGLMNLFARSLGGHIGDVLGGKNGLRGRVLWLFAALFAEGLALMLFSQMSALALAIPALILFSLFTQMSEGATFSVVPFINKKCLGSVAGIVGAGGNAGAVAAAFLFKTETAWWSTGLLILGGIVTCVSFLAFAVRFAPETEAAARREFEQARGEGARRELVGGLAPSPA from the coding sequence ATGTCCGACCCCGCCGGCCGACCGCTGCCCGCCAATTCTCCGTTGAAGAAGGCGACGAGAATCCGCCTCTTCAATTTCTCTACGCCGCAGATGCGGGCGTTCCATATGTCGTGGTTCGCATTTTTCCTGTGCTTCTTCGCATGGTTTGGCCTCGCCCCGCTGATGGCGGTGGTGCGAGAAGAGATGAGCCTGACGCCGGACCAGATTGGCTGGCTGATGATTGGTTCGGTCTCGGTGACGATCGTCGCGAGACTGATGATCGGTTGGCTGTGCGACCGGATCGGGCCTCGGCTGTGCTATACGGGGCTGTTGATCCTCGGTTCGCTGCCGGTCATGGGCGTGGGTTTTGCCGAGGATTTTAAGACGCTGCTGGCGTTCCGGGTGGCGATCGGCGCGATCGGGGCCAGCTTTGTGATCACGCAGTATCATACCAGCGTGATGTTCGCCTCGAACGTCGTGGGCACCGCCAACGCGACGACCGCGGGCTGGGGCAACCTGGGCGGGGGCGTCACGCAGTTCGTGATGCCGTTCGTGATGACCTCCGTGTTCATGGGAGCCTTCGGGTTCAGCGATTACTGGGGTTGGCGGGCGAGCATGTTCCTCGCCGGGGCGGTCTGCTTCCTCACGGGCGTGGCGTATTACTTTCTGACGCAGGACGCCCCGGAAGGGAACCTGAGGGAGTTGCGAGCCGCGGGGAAGCTGCCGCCGGCCAGCAGCACGAACGGCACGTTCGTCGAGGCCTGCCGTGACCTTCGGGTGTGGACGCTGTTCGTGATCTACGGGGCCTGCTTCGGGGTTGAACTGACAATCAACAACATTGCCGCGTTGCACTTCGCCGACAATTACGGCATGGGCCTGAAGGCGGCGGGGCTGGCGGCGGCGGCGTTCGGGTTGATGAACCTGTTCGCCCGCAGTCTGGGCGGCCATATCGGGGATGTCCTCGGCGGCAAAAACGGCTTGCGAGGCCGCGTGCTGTGGCTGTTCGCGGCGCTGTTCGCCGAGGGACTGGCGCTGATGCTGTTCTCCCAGATGAGCGCGTTGGCCCTGGCGATCCCGGCCCTCATCCTGTTCAGCCTGTTCACGCAGATGAGCGAGGGCGCCACGTTCTCCGTCGTGCCGTTCATTAATAAGAAATGCCTCGGTTCGGTGGCGGGCATCGTGGGGGCCGGCGGGAACGCCGGCGCCGTCGCGGCCGCGTTCCTCTTCAAGACGGAAACCGCCTGGTGGTCCACGGGGCTGCTGATCCTCGGCGGAATTGTGACGTGCGTTTCCTTCCTGGCGTTCGCCGTGCGGTTCGCGCCGGAGACCGAAGCCGCCGCCCGCAGAGAATTCGAGCAGGCTCGGGGCGAGGGCGCCCGTCGCGAGCTGGTCGGCGGTCTGGCGCCGTCCCCCGCATGA